From a region of the Mycolicibacterium sp. MU0050 genome:
- the mshB gene encoding N-acetyl-1-D-myo-inositol-2-amino-2-deoxy-alpha-D-glucopyranoside deacetylase — MIERPRMLFVHAHPDDETITTGATIAHYAAHGADVHVVTCTLGEEGEIIEDRWAQLAADHADQLGGYRIAELCSALHLLGIGDPIFLGGAGRWRDSGMAGTEPRTGRQRFVDADEREAVGALVEILRQLRPHVVVTYDPNGGYGHPDHIRAHQVTTAAVAAAADSEEYPGEPWEVAKFYWTVMSTTALQAAVAALADDDLLEHWQRPPADLDFGFPDDQITAMVDATEGLAAKIEALSAHATQVVVGPTRRAAALSNNLALPVLGHEHYILVSGAAGPRDERGWETDLLAGLVDE; from the coding sequence CTGATTGAGCGGCCCCGGATGCTGTTCGTCCACGCGCACCCCGATGACGAGACCATCACCACGGGCGCGACCATCGCCCACTACGCCGCGCACGGGGCCGACGTGCACGTCGTCACCTGCACCCTCGGAGAAGAAGGCGAGATCATCGAGGACCGCTGGGCGCAGTTGGCCGCCGACCATGCCGACCAGCTCGGTGGGTACCGGATCGCCGAGCTGTGCTCGGCGTTGCACCTGCTGGGGATCGGCGACCCGATCTTCCTTGGCGGCGCGGGCCGCTGGCGCGACTCCGGGATGGCGGGCACCGAGCCGAGAACGGGCCGCCAACGCTTCGTCGACGCCGACGAGCGCGAGGCGGTCGGCGCCCTGGTCGAGATCCTGCGGCAGCTGCGGCCGCACGTCGTCGTCACCTACGACCCCAACGGCGGGTACGGACACCCCGACCACATCCGCGCCCACCAGGTCACCACCGCGGCCGTCGCCGCCGCCGCGGACTCCGAGGAGTACCCGGGCGAGCCCTGGGAGGTCGCGAAGTTCTACTGGACGGTGATGTCCACGACCGCTCTGCAGGCCGCCGTGGCCGCGCTGGCCGACGACGACCTGCTCGAACACTGGCAGCGCCCGCCCGCCGACCTCGACTTCGGATTCCCCGACGACCAGATCACCGCCATGGTCGACGCCACCGAGGGGCTGGCAGCAAAGATCGAGGCGTTGTCCGCACACGCCACTCAGGTGGTGGTAGGGCCGACCCGGCGCGCCGCCGCCCTTTCGAACAATCTGGCGCTGCCCGTCCTCGGGCACGAGCACTACATCCTGGTTTCCGGTGCGGCCGGCCCGCGCGACGAGCGGGGCTGGGAGACCGACCTGCTGGCGGGTCTGGTCGACGAATAG